A genomic window from Pseudomonas argentinensis includes:
- the flgB gene encoding flagellar basal body rod protein FlgB, protein MSISFDKALGIHEKALGFRAQRAEVLANNMANADTPNYKARDLDFASVLAQQAAKGSGSGTSGLQTTNSRHIAAEGVPMGDAALAYRTPTAPSIDQNTVDAQVEQANYAENAVAFQTSFTLLNSKFKGLMSALRGE, encoded by the coding sequence ATGAGCATCAGTTTCGACAAAGCACTTGGCATCCACGAGAAGGCCCTAGGCTTCCGTGCCCAGCGGGCCGAGGTACTGGCCAACAACATGGCCAACGCCGATACCCCCAATTACAAGGCCCGCGACCTGGATTTTGCCTCGGTGCTGGCGCAGCAGGCTGCCAAGGGCAGCGGCAGTGGCACGTCGGGGCTGCAGACCACCAACAGCCGGCATATCGCAGCAGAAGGCGTGCCAATGGGCGATGCGGCCTTGGCTTATCGCACGCCCACCGCGCCCTCCATCGACCAGAACACCGTCGATGCCCAGGTCGAGCAAGCCAATTACGCCGAGAACGCGGTGGCCTTCCAGACCAGCTTCACGCTGCTAAACAGTAAATTCAAAGGGCTCATGAGCGCCCTGCGTGGTGAATAA
- a CDS encoding flagellar basal body rod protein FlgF — MDKMLYVSMTGAHNNTLAQRAHANNLANISTTGFRRDFEQARSMPIFGETQPSRVFAMSERPGTDFTPGSLQETGRDLDVAIGGKGWLAVQAPDGTEAYVRTASLNVDAQGMLRTGNGMPVMGNAGPIAVPPEQKIEIGQDGTISIRALGEAPRVLAEVDRLRLVNPDLKQMQKGTDGLIRFNGPQPPEADATVQITSGFLESSNVNAVEEMTSILALSRQFELSVKMMRTAEDNDTAMARVLQMS; from the coding sequence ATGGACAAGATGCTGTACGTCTCCATGACTGGTGCCCATAACAACACCTTGGCCCAGCGTGCTCACGCCAACAATCTGGCGAACATCTCCACCACCGGTTTTCGCCGTGATTTCGAGCAGGCGCGTTCGATGCCGATTTTCGGTGAGACCCAACCTTCGCGCGTATTCGCCATGAGCGAGCGACCGGGCACCGACTTCACGCCGGGCTCGTTGCAGGAAACCGGGCGCGATCTGGACGTCGCCATCGGCGGCAAGGGCTGGCTGGCGGTGCAGGCCCCCGACGGTACCGAGGCATACGTGCGCACCGCGAGCCTGAATGTAGATGCCCAGGGCATGTTGCGCACCGGCAACGGCATGCCGGTCATGGGCAATGCCGGTCCCATTGCCGTGCCGCCTGAGCAGAAGATCGAGATCGGCCAGGACGGCACCATCAGTATCCGCGCCCTCGGCGAAGCGCCCCGGGTGCTGGCCGAGGTCGACCGGCTGCGACTGGTCAATCCTGACCTAAAGCAGATGCAGAAGGGCACCGACGGGCTGATCCGCTTCAACGGCCCGCAGCCGCCGGAAGCCGACGCCACGGTGCAGATCACCTCGGGCTTTCTGGAGTCGAGCAACGTCAATGCGGTCGAGGAGATGACCTCGATCCTGGCGCTGTCCCGGCAGTTCGAACTGTCCGTCAAGATGATGCGCACTGCAGAAGATAATGACACTGCCATGGCGCGTGTCTTGCAAATGAGCTGA
- the flgM gene encoding flagellar biosynthesis anti-sigma factor FlgM gives MVIDFNRLNSSTPASTTRAGSTQGGKNEAIDNKAAGSTAAAQPTPAAGSKSGESVQLSSEAQQLQKTVDKLRDQPAVDSDRVAKLKQAVADGSYQVDSQRVASKLLNFESQR, from the coding sequence ATGGTCATCGACTTCAACCGACTCAACAGCTCCACGCCAGCCAGCACTACCCGTGCGGGCAGCACCCAGGGCGGCAAGAACGAAGCCATCGACAACAAGGCCGCTGGCAGCACCGCTGCGGCTCAGCCGACCCCTGCTGCCGGCAGCAAGAGCGGCGAGTCCGTTCAGCTGAGCAGCGAAGCACAACAGTTGCAGAAAACCGTCGACAAGCTGCGTGACCAGCCTGCCGTCGATAGTGATCGAGTGGCCAAGCTGAAACAGGCCGTTGCTGACGGTAGCTACCAGGTCGACAGCCAGCGCGTCGCCAGCAAGCTGCTCAATTTCGAATCCCAGCGCTAG
- a CDS encoding flagellar hook protein FlgE — translation MSFNIGLSGLRAATSDLNVTGNNIANAGTAGFKQSRAEFADLYASSMLSSGSNPIGSGVLLSDVSQLFSQGNINYTKNSLDLAINGSGFFRTSNNGDISYTRAGYFGTDREGFIVNNFGHNLQGYGVDANGNLQNGIIGNLKVETASQAPRSTSTITQPFNLNSTESVPVLRQSAYDGAYQTAFNGSLLPGNPNPTPAEIAAATAAATPAQLAAANAAGAAAGTTAANASFNPADPTSYNRSTSVNIYDAQGNAHSFTQYFVKTGANNWDVKILVDGRNPLNPANTQPLSAGISFDAAGKLQTVDPAGLSAGLSVNPDGSISMNGWIPAAPTNAEGTTWAANGSEASAAVKFDFRGSSQYNSTFSVAKVVQDGYSTGELAGLEIDETGVLFARYTNGQTKVQGQLVLANFANMQGLTPVGKTAWVQSSESGEPVIGTPRSGTLGSLQSGALEDSNVELSDQLVNLIVAQRNYQANAKTIETESAITQTIINLR, via the coding sequence ATGTCGTTCAATATCGGTCTGAGTGGCCTGCGTGCTGCGACCAGCGACCTCAATGTGACGGGTAACAACATCGCCAACGCCGGCACCGCTGGCTTCAAGCAGTCACGCGCCGAGTTTGCCGACCTGTACGCCTCGTCGATGCTCAGCAGCGGCTCCAATCCGATCGGCAGTGGCGTGCTGCTCAGCGATGTGTCCCAGCTGTTCAGCCAGGGCAACATCAACTACACGAAGAACTCGCTGGATCTGGCCATCAATGGCAGCGGCTTTTTCCGTACCAGCAACAACGGCGATATCAGCTACACCCGTGCCGGCTATTTCGGCACCGACCGTGAGGGTTTCATCGTCAACAACTTCGGGCACAACCTGCAGGGTTACGGCGTGGATGCCAACGGCAACCTGCAGAATGGCATCATCGGCAACCTGAAGGTGGAAACCGCCAGCCAGGCGCCGCGCTCGACGAGCACCATTACCCAGCCGTTCAACCTGAACTCGACCGAGAGCGTGCCGGTGCTGAGACAGAGCGCTTATGACGGTGCCTATCAGACGGCGTTCAACGGTTCGCTGTTGCCAGGTAACCCGAACCCAACTCCTGCGGAAATTGCCGCAGCTACCGCAGCGGCTACCCCGGCGCAGCTTGCAGCTGCCAATGCCGCAGGTGCTGCAGCAGGTACTACTGCGGCCAACGCTTCCTTCAACCCGGCGGACCCGACCAGTTACAACCGTTCTACCTCGGTCAACATCTATGACGCCCAGGGCAATGCGCATTCCTTTACCCAGTATTTCGTGAAGACCGGGGCTAACAACTGGGACGTCAAGATTCTGGTCGACGGCCGTAACCCGCTGAATCCGGCCAATACCCAGCCGCTTTCCGCCGGCATCAGCTTTGACGCTGCCGGCAAGCTGCAGACCGTCGATCCCGCTGGCCTGAGCGCCGGGCTCAGTGTCAATCCGGACGGCTCCATCAGCATGAATGGCTGGATTCCCGCAGCGCCCACCAATGCCGAAGGCACTACCTGGGCCGCCAACGGCTCCGAAGCCAGTGCTGCGGTCAAGTTCGATTTCCGCGGCTCCTCGCAGTACAACAGCACCTTCTCGGTGGCCAAGGTCGTGCAGGACGGCTATAGCACGGGCGAATTGGCTGGGCTCGAGATCGACGAGACCGGCGTTCTTTTCGCCCGCTACACCAACGGTCAGACCAAGGTGCAGGGCCAGCTGGTGCTAGCCAATTTCGCCAACATGCAGGGCTTGACTCCGGTGGGCAAGACCGCCTGGGTGCAATCCTCGGAGTCCGGCGAGCCGGTGATTGGAACGCCGCGAAGCGGCACCTTGGGCAGCCTGCAATCGGGCGCGCTGGAGGACTCCAACGTCGAGCTGTCCGACCAACTGGTCAACCTGATCGTGGCGCAGCGCAACTACCAGGCCAACGCCAAGACCATCGAAACCGAAAGCGCCATCACGCAGACCATCATCAACCTGCGTTGA
- the flgA gene encoding flagellar basal body P-ring formation chaperone FlgA — protein sequence MNAQMTIIRRAMAKSLRCLAVLPALLALGYSTLTTASVTLPDQLIGETQRFLEQAVADYLQRSNIQARHEVQINRLDPRLRLPLCDQPLTITLETPAEPVGRVTTRVRCDGTSPWTVFVPGQVRLYREVVTVVRPVKREGVLGEGDLMLAERDVGLLNQGYMIDLDQAIGRKTTRPLQPDQVLSPTFIRQAEVIRRGDQVVISARSGGINVRMPGEALSDGAVGKQISVRNQRSQRVVRARVVGPGQVEVSM from the coding sequence ATGAATGCACAAATGACAATTATCCGACGGGCGATGGCCAAGAGCCTTCGTTGCCTGGCAGTTTTACCTGCTTTGCTGGCGCTCGGCTATAGCACGCTGACGACTGCCTCCGTCACCCTGCCCGATCAGCTTATCGGCGAGACCCAGCGCTTTCTTGAGCAGGCAGTTGCAGACTATTTGCAGCGCAGCAATATTCAGGCGCGCCACGAGGTGCAAATCAACCGCCTCGACCCACGGCTACGCCTGCCCCTGTGCGATCAACCGCTGACGATCACCCTGGAAACGCCGGCCGAACCGGTTGGCCGGGTAACGACGCGGGTGCGCTGTGACGGGACCTCCCCCTGGACAGTGTTCGTTCCGGGCCAGGTGCGACTTTATCGCGAGGTGGTCACCGTGGTACGCCCGGTCAAGCGCGAAGGGGTACTCGGTGAAGGCGACCTGATGCTTGCCGAGCGCGACGTCGGCCTGCTCAACCAGGGCTACATGATCGATCTGGACCAGGCGATTGGCCGCAAGACCACCCGCCCCCTGCAACCCGACCAGGTGCTATCCCCCACCTTCATTCGCCAGGCGGAAGTCATCCGCCGAGGCGACCAGGTGGTGATCAGCGCACGCAGCGGCGGCATCAACGTGCGCATGCCCGGCGAAGCGCTTTCCGACGGCGCCGTGGGCAAGCAGATCAGCGTACGCAACCAGCGTTCGCAACGCGTGGTGCGCGCCCGCGTGGTGGGCCCCGGACAGGTAGAAGTGTCGATGTGA
- the cheR gene encoding protein-glutamate O-methyltransferase CheR, producing MSSGNLDFEQFRIFLEKACGIVLGSNKQYLVSSRLNKLMESNGIKTLGELVQRMQNQPRSGLREQVVDAMTTNETLWFRDTYPFEVLKNRVLPELIKAYPGQRLRIWSAACSSGQEPYSLSMSIDEFERSNIGQLKAGIQIVATDLSPTMLNNCKSGEYDSLAMGRGLAQDRLQRYFDPKGPGRWVVKPAVKSRVEFRPLNLLDSYASLGKFDIVFCRNVLIYFSAEVKKDILTRIHAMLKPGGYLFLGASEALNGLPEKYQMVQCSPGIIYKAK from the coding sequence GTGTCTTCAGGTAATTTGGATTTCGAGCAATTCCGGATCTTTCTGGAAAAAGCCTGTGGCATCGTGCTGGGCAGCAACAAGCAATACCTGGTTTCCAGCCGACTCAACAAGCTGATGGAGAGTAACGGCATCAAGACCCTGGGCGAACTGGTGCAGCGTATGCAGAACCAGCCGCGCAGTGGCTTGCGCGAGCAGGTGGTCGATGCCATGACCACCAACGAAACCCTGTGGTTTCGCGACACCTATCCCTTCGAAGTGCTGAAGAATCGCGTGTTGCCCGAGCTGATCAAGGCCTATCCCGGGCAGCGCCTGCGTATCTGGTCGGCCGCCTGCTCGTCGGGTCAGGAGCCTTATTCGCTGTCGATGAGCATCGATGAATTCGAGCGCAGCAATATCGGCCAGCTCAAGGCGGGAATCCAGATCGTGGCCACCGACTTGTCGCCCACCATGCTGAACAACTGCAAGTCGGGCGAGTATGACAGCCTGGCCATGGGCCGGGGCCTTGCCCAGGATCGCCTTCAGCGTTACTTCGACCCCAAGGGGCCGGGGCGTTGGGTGGTGAAGCCGGCGGTCAAGAGCCGTGTGGAATTCCGACCACTCAACCTGCTCGACAGTTATGCCAGCCTTGGCAAGTTCGATATCGTGTTCTGTCGCAACGTACTGATCTACTTCTCGGCGGAAGTGAAGAAGGACATCCTCACGCGTATCCACGCCATGCTCAAGCCGGGCGGTTACCTGTTTCTCGGTGCATCCGAGGCGCTCAACGGGTTGCCCGAGAAGTATCAGATGGTGCAGTGCAGCCCAGGCATCATCTACAAGGCAAAGTGA
- a CDS encoding flagellar basal body P-ring protein FlgI, with amino-acid sequence MRKWIITVAALLLASTAQAERLKDLASIQGVRTNQLIGYGLVVGLNGSGDQTTQTPFTVQTFNNMMAQFGIKVPEGGNVQLKNVAAVSIHADLPPFAKPGQTIDVTISSIGNAKSLRGGSLLMTPLKGIDGNTYAIAQGNLVVGGFDASGADGSRITVNVPSAGRIPGGATVERPVPSGFDQGNTLTLNLNRPDFTTAKNIVDHINELLGPGVAQALDGGSIRVSAPLDPSQRVDYLSILENLEVDVGQAVAKVIINSRTGTIVIGQNVRVQPAAVTHGSLTVTITEDPIVSQPGALSGGETAVVPRSRVGADEEQKPMFKFGPGTTLDEIVRAVNQVGAAPSDLMAILEALKQAGALQADLIVI; translated from the coding sequence ATGCGTAAATGGATCATCACCGTTGCTGCGCTGTTGCTGGCCTCGACCGCTCAAGCCGAGCGGCTCAAGGATTTGGCCAGCATCCAGGGCGTGCGCACCAACCAGTTGATCGGCTACGGCCTGGTCGTGGGCCTCAATGGAAGTGGCGACCAGACCACCCAGACGCCGTTCACCGTACAGACCTTCAACAACATGATGGCGCAGTTCGGCATCAAGGTGCCGGAGGGCGGCAACGTGCAGTTGAAGAACGTCGCGGCGGTGTCCATCCACGCCGACCTGCCGCCGTTCGCCAAGCCTGGGCAGACCATCGACGTGACCATTTCCTCGATCGGTAACGCCAAGAGCCTGCGCGGTGGCAGCCTGCTGATGACGCCGCTCAAGGGTATCGACGGCAACACCTACGCCATCGCCCAGGGCAACCTGGTGGTGGGCGGCTTCGACGCCAGCGGCGCCGATGGCTCGCGCATCACCGTCAACGTTCCGTCGGCTGGCCGTATCCCCGGCGGTGCAACGGTCGAGCGCCCGGTGCCGAGCGGCTTCGATCAGGGCAATACCCTGACCCTGAACCTCAATCGCCCGGATTTCACCACCGCCAAGAACATCGTCGATCACATCAACGAGTTGCTCGGCCCGGGTGTCGCCCAGGCGTTGGACGGCGGCTCGATTCGCGTCAGCGCGCCGCTCGATCCGAGCCAGCGCGTCGACTACCTGTCGATTCTGGAAAACCTGGAAGTCGACGTCGGCCAGGCGGTGGCCAAGGTCATCATCAACTCGCGCACCGGCACCATCGTCATTGGCCAGAACGTGCGTGTGCAGCCTGCAGCGGTGACCCACGGCAGCCTGACGGTGACCATCACCGAAGACCCGATCGTCAGCCAGCCGGGCGCGCTGTCCGGCGGCGAAACCGCCGTGGTGCCGCGTTCGCGCGTCGGTGCGGACGAAGAACAGAAACCGATGTTCAAGTTCGGTCCTGGTACCACCCTCGACGAGATCGTGCGGGCAGTGAACCAGGTAGGCGCTGCGCCTTCCGACCTGATGGCCATCCTGGAGGCGCTCAAGCAAGCCGGCGCTCTGCAGGCCGACCTGATCGTGATTTAA
- a CDS encoding chemotaxis protein CheV, whose amino-acid sequence MAGVMDSVNQRTQLVGQNRLELLLFRLDGSQLYGINVFKVKEVLQCPKLTIMPKSSPVVRGVANIRGGTIPILDLSIATGKRPLADLNGSFVIITEYNTKVQGFLVRSVERIVNMNWEEIHPPPKGTGRDHYLTAVTRLDDKLVEIIDVEKILAEVAPTSEVISAGVIDDEVQTKAVSQHVLIVDDSSVARKQVMRCLQTVGVEVTALNDGRQALEYLRTMVEAGKTPEQELLMIISDIEMPEMDGYTLTAAIRSDPRMQKLHILLHTSLSGVFNQAMVKKVGADDFLAKFRPDDLASRVVERIKAG is encoded by the coding sequence ATGGCCGGTGTGATGGATTCGGTCAACCAGCGAACTCAGCTGGTTGGGCAAAATCGCCTGGAACTGCTGCTGTTTCGTCTCGACGGCTCTCAGCTGTACGGGATCAACGTCTTCAAGGTGAAGGAGGTGTTGCAGTGCCCAAAACTCACCATTATGCCCAAGTCGAGCCCGGTGGTTCGAGGCGTGGCCAACATCCGCGGCGGTACGATCCCCATCCTGGATCTGTCCATTGCCACCGGCAAGCGTCCGCTGGCTGACCTCAACGGCAGCTTCGTCATCATCACCGAGTACAACACCAAGGTGCAGGGTTTCCTGGTGCGTTCGGTGGAGCGCATCGTCAACATGAACTGGGAAGAGATCCACCCGCCACCCAAGGGCACGGGGCGCGATCACTACCTGACGGCGGTCACCCGGCTGGATGACAAGCTGGTCGAGATCATCGACGTCGAGAAGATTCTCGCCGAAGTGGCGCCCACCTCCGAAGTGATCTCGGCAGGGGTGATCGATGACGAAGTGCAGACCAAGGCCGTCAGCCAGCACGTGCTGATCGTCGATGATTCCTCGGTCGCCCGTAAGCAGGTGATGCGTTGCCTGCAGACCGTTGGCGTGGAGGTCACGGCGCTGAACGACGGTCGCCAGGCACTGGAGTACCTGCGCACGATGGTCGAGGCCGGCAAGACGCCGGAGCAGGAATTGCTGATGATCATCTCCGATATCGAGATGCCGGAGATGGACGGTTATACCCTGACCGCAGCGATCCGTTCCGATCCGCGCATGCAGAAGCTGCACATTCTCCTGCATACTTCACTGTCCGGTGTGTTCAACCAGGCCATGGTAAAGAAAGTGGGGGCCGACGACTTTCTGGCGAAATTCCGCCCGGATGATCTGGCTTCCCGGGTGGTGGAACGCATCAAGGCTGGCTGA
- a CDS encoding flagella synthesis protein FlgN, with protein MNITPLLDLFNEDIGYAAQLLELIDAEYDALGEHDLSKLQDILASKQPLLASLEQHGRSRTQALVSLQLSPDRSGLQALAERSDRGDELIQASEQLNELLERCQEANLRNGRVIRSSQKSTASMLGILRGAETPSLYDSSGSTAKIGNKRPLSQA; from the coding sequence ATGAACATCACGCCCCTGCTCGACCTGTTCAACGAGGATATCGGCTACGCAGCGCAACTGCTTGAGCTGATCGACGCCGAATATGATGCCCTTGGCGAACATGACCTGAGCAAGTTGCAGGACATTCTGGCCAGCAAGCAACCGCTGCTGGCCTCCCTCGAGCAACACGGCAGAAGCCGCACCCAAGCCCTGGTCAGCCTGCAGTTGAGCCCTGACCGCTCAGGCTTGCAGGCGCTTGCCGAGCGTTCGGACAGGGGTGACGAACTGATCCAGGCCAGCGAGCAATTGAACGAGCTGCTCGAGCGCTGCCAGGAAGCCAACCTGCGCAACGGCCGAGTCATTCGCTCCAGCCAGAAATCCACGGCCAGCATGCTCGGCATCCTGCGCGGCGCGGAAACGCCGTCGCTCTATGACAGCAGCGGCAGTACCGCTAAAATCGGCAACAAACGCCCGCTCAGCCAGGCCTGA
- the flgG gene encoding flagellar basal-body rod protein FlgG: MLPALWVSKTGLSAQDMNLTTISNNLANVSTTGFKRDRAEFEDLLYQIRRQPGGQSSQDSQLPSGLQLGTGVRINGTQKIFTAGSLQTTEQPMDMAVNGRGFFQVLMPDGTVSYTRDGSFHLNSNGQVVTSQGFALEPAIVLPPEVRTFTVGEDGTASVTTTGNPQPQIVGNIQIADFINPGGLEAIGNNLFLETASSGAPQVGTPGLNGLGTTLQNTLENSNVSVVEEMVNMITTQRAYEMNSKVISTADQMLSFVTQNL, from the coding sequence ATGCTTCCGGCACTTTGGGTCAGCAAGACCGGCCTGTCCGCTCAGGACATGAACCTGACGACCATTTCCAACAACCTGGCCAACGTGTCCACCACGGGCTTCAAGCGCGACCGCGCCGAGTTCGAGGATCTGCTGTACCAGATCCGTCGCCAGCCAGGCGGCCAGTCCAGCCAGGACAGCCAATTGCCGTCCGGCCTGCAGCTGGGTACCGGTGTGCGCATCAACGGCACCCAGAAGATCTTCACCGCAGGCAGCCTGCAGACCACCGAGCAGCCGATGGACATGGCGGTCAACGGCCGTGGCTTCTTCCAGGTGCTGATGCCCGATGGCACGGTGTCCTACACCCGTGATGGCAGCTTCCACCTGAACTCCAACGGCCAGGTGGTCACCTCCCAGGGCTTCGCCCTGGAGCCCGCCATCGTGCTGCCGCCGGAAGTGCGCACCTTTACCGTCGGCGAGGACGGTACCGCGTCGGTCACCACCACCGGTAACCCGCAGCCGCAGATCGTCGGCAACATCCAGATCGCCGACTTCATCAACCCTGGTGGTTTGGAAGCGATCGGCAACAACCTGTTCCTGGAAACCGCTTCCAGCGGTGCGCCGCAGGTCGGTACGCCTGGCCTCAACGGCCTGGGCACGACCCTGCAGAACACCCTGGAAAACTCCAACGTCAGCGTGGTCGAGGAGATGGTCAACATGATCACCACCCAGCGCGCCTACGAGATGAACTCCAAGGTCATCTCCACCGCTGACCAGATGCTGTCCTTCGTTACCCAGAACCTTTAA
- the flgC gene encoding flagellar basal body rod protein FlgC produces the protein MSLTSVFNIAGTGMSAQSTRLNTISSNIANAETVSSSIDQTYRARHPVFATVFQNAQGGSNGSLFADQDQSGAGVQVLGIVEDQSSLMPRYEPNHPAADEAGYVYYPNVNVVEEMADMISASRAFQTNVEMMNTAKQMMQRVLTLGQ, from the coding sequence ATGTCCCTGACCAGTGTGTTCAATATCGCCGGAACCGGTATGAGTGCCCAGAGCACCCGCCTCAATACCATCTCCAGCAACATTGCCAACGCCGAAACCGTCTCGTCGAGCATCGACCAGACCTATCGCGCACGCCATCCAGTGTTTGCCACCGTGTTCCAGAATGCCCAGGGGGGCAGTAACGGTTCGCTGTTCGCCGACCAGGATCAGTCAGGCGCCGGCGTGCAGGTGCTGGGTATCGTCGAGGATCAAAGCAGCCTGATGCCGCGCTACGAGCCCAATCATCCGGCGGCGGACGAGGCGGGCTACGTGTATTACCCCAACGTCAACGTGGTCGAGGAGATGGCGGACATGATCTCCGCCAGTCGTGCCTTCCAGACCAACGTGGAAATGATGAATACCGCCAAGCAGATGATGCAGCGCGTTCTGACCTTGGGTCAGTGA
- the flgD gene encoding flagellar hook assembly protein FlgD encodes MSTVDGVGSSSVLDKYQVKQDSTQNKELGKDQFLNLLVAQLNNQNPLEPQGNGEFIAQLAQFSTVEGVEKLNSSMETILSGYQSSQALQASSLVGRKVIVPVDKAVVDTSESFKASAVLPTSSSNVYVNVYDSSGAVVNRINLGEQKAGNVSFIWDGKDSSGNVMKPGTYKFEAQATYGNETKGLYTLLPANVDSVTLGGNELMLNLAGIGNVPLSQVQVIGQ; translated from the coding sequence ATGAGCACCGTTGATGGCGTAGGCTCCAGTTCCGTACTGGACAAATACCAGGTCAAGCAGGACAGCACGCAGAACAAGGAACTGGGCAAGGACCAGTTCCTCAACCTGCTGGTGGCCCAGTTGAACAACCAGAACCCGCTGGAGCCCCAGGGCAACGGCGAGTTCATCGCGCAGCTGGCGCAGTTCAGTACCGTGGAGGGGGTCGAGAAGCTCAATTCGAGCATGGAGACCATCCTGTCCGGCTATCAGTCGTCCCAGGCGCTGCAGGCGTCCTCGCTGGTCGGGCGCAAGGTGATCGTGCCGGTCGACAAGGCTGTCGTCGATACCAGCGAGAGTTTCAAGGCCAGCGCCGTGCTGCCGACCAGCAGCAGCAACGTGTACGTCAACGTTTACGACAGTTCCGGCGCGGTGGTCAATCGCATCAACCTGGGTGAGCAAAAAGCCGGCAACGTGAGCTTCATCTGGGATGGCAAGGATTCGAGCGGCAACGTGATGAAGCCGGGCACCTACAAGTTCGAGGCCCAGGCCACGTACGGCAACGAAACCAAGGGGCTTTATACCTTGCTGCCGGCCAACGTCGACAGCGTCACCCTGGGTGGCAATGAATTGATGCTCAACCTGGCGGGGATCGGCAACGTGCCGTTGTCGCAGGTGCAGGTCATTGGTCAGTAA
- a CDS encoding flagellar brake protein: MSNPFAQDCGPQPPKVLKAPVEIVANLRLLQQHHDPLTLTFHERNQRFQSYVIEIDRERNLLVLDQMIPSDGERYLQNGEAFSVESQHDGVRIAWDCPAGMRTGEHQGERCYIGAIPAEVHYHQRRNAFRAALKQSEQVKVQLGGTRLRNPLEGLMLDISASGCKIRLPGDAGKQLQPGQIYEMFSAQLPVGKLETAIELRHTRYDDKLDVTYAGLHFDNLSGLQQRLIERFVYQLQREARRFESDTFL; the protein is encoded by the coding sequence GTGTCCAACCCCTTCGCTCAGGACTGTGGCCCGCAACCTCCCAAGGTGCTCAAGGCACCGGTGGAAATCGTTGCCAACCTACGTCTCCTGCAACAGCATCATGACCCGCTGACCCTTACGTTTCATGAGCGCAACCAGCGCTTCCAGAGCTACGTGATCGAAATCGACCGAGAGCGCAACCTGCTGGTTCTCGATCAGATGATCCCCAGTGACGGCGAACGCTACCTGCAAAATGGCGAAGCCTTCAGCGTCGAATCTCAGCATGACGGCGTGCGCATCGCCTGGGATTGCCCGGCGGGCATGCGTACGGGTGAGCACCAGGGGGAGCGCTGCTACATCGGCGCCATTCCCGCCGAAGTGCATTACCACCAGCGACGCAACGCCTTTCGTGCCGCGCTCAAGCAATCGGAGCAGGTCAAGGTACAACTGGGCGGAACGCGACTGCGCAACCCGCTCGAAGGCCTGATGCTGGACATCTCTGCCTCGGGCTGCAAGATTCGCCTCCCTGGCGACGCCGGCAAGCAACTGCAACCTGGGCAGATCTACGAGATGTTCAGCGCGCAGCTACCCGTCGGCAAGCTGGAGACGGCCATCGAGCTGCGTCACACCCGCTACGACGACAAGCTCGACGTCACCTACGCGGGCCTGCACTTCGACAACCTGAGTGGCCTGCAGCAACGCCTGATCGAACGTTTCGTCTACCAGCTACAGCGCGAGGCGCGCCGCTTCGAGAGCGACACCTTTCTCTAG
- the flgH gene encoding flagellar basal body L-ring protein FlgH — MNRLVCVFSILGSVVLSGCVAPAAKPNDPYYAPVLPRTPLPAAQNNGSIFQSGFENNLYGDRKAFRVGDVITISLSERMQASKNASSQMSKDSNANIGLTSLFGGGVSIDNPSSGLNPLKAENLGLSAQYGAQRDTSGSGQAGQSNSLTGSITVTVAEVLPNGLLVVRGEKWMTLNTGDELVRIAGLVRSDDVARDNTVASTRIADARITYSGTGAFADASQPGWLDRFFVSPLWPF; from the coding sequence ATGAACCGCTTGGTGTGTGTGTTCTCGATTCTCGGCAGCGTAGTGCTGAGTGGCTGCGTGGCGCCTGCCGCCAAGCCCAACGATCCGTACTACGCACCTGTACTGCCGCGCACACCGCTGCCGGCTGCGCAGAACAACGGCTCGATCTTCCAGTCCGGGTTTGAAAACAACCTGTACGGCGATCGCAAGGCCTTTCGCGTGGGTGACGTGATCACCATCAGCCTCAGCGAACGGATGCAGGCCAGCAAGAACGCCAGCTCGCAGATGTCCAAGGACAGCAACGCCAATATCGGCCTGACCTCGCTGTTCGGCGGTGGGGTATCGATCGACAACCCCAGCTCCGGCCTCAACCCGCTGAAAGCCGAGAACCTGGGGCTCAGCGCCCAGTACGGCGCCCAGCGTGACACCAGCGGCTCCGGTCAGGCCGGGCAGAGCAACAGCCTGACCGGCTCGATCACCGTGACCGTGGCCGAGGTGCTGCCCAACGGCCTGCTGGTGGTGCGCGGCGAGAAGTGGATGACCCTCAATACCGGTGACGAGCTGGTACGCATCGCCGGCCTGGTGCGCTCCGACGACGTGGCCCGCGACAACACCGTGGCCTCGACCCGTATCGCCGATGCGCGCATCACCTACTCCGGTACCGGCGCCTTCGCCGATGCCAGCCAGCCGGGGTGGCTGGACCGCTTCTTCGTCAGCCCGCTGTGGCCGTTCTGA